Proteins encoded together in one Triticum dicoccoides isolate Atlit2015 ecotype Zavitan chromosome 7B, WEW_v2.0, whole genome shotgun sequence window:
- the LOC119340839 gene encoding mitochondrial intermediate peptidase, mitochondrial-like isoform X3 gives MLRAAAAARRAAVAAFSTSAARPETGLYGFDVLRTAKGFRRFVDEAIQRSDELVANIAQLPPAAEIVRTMDEISNTVCSVIDSAELCRNTHPDREFAEEADKASMRIYEHLQYLNTNTTLYNAILKAESEGALLSEESQKAANNLRVDFEKGGIHLPKDKLERVNQLNLAIAHLGRKFNENVMNKPGFVDIYPASRIPRNIQHNFKPISRFKPRGVEEQSNAMNATRQKGVRIVTDSGSVSSALRWASDEEVRRQVYVVGNSEPRENIGVLDELIDARDEFAKTMGCRSYAEFAIRPNMAASVDVVMSFLNDLSDTVRHKADEEFNTIKDFKRRVCNDKSADLEPWDEDYFIGMMKSSAHTVDPLVVASYFPLSQCIKGLNVLVESLFGATFHQVPMGDGESWHPNVIKLSLHHPDEIIALVCNFSSSRGLTARLNHCDVETLFHEFGHALHSLLSRTEYQHFSGTRVALDVAETPSNLFEFYAWDYRVLRTFALDETTGDPIPEKLVKALNASRNMFPATDLQRQVFYSIMDLTLFGEHTSKPVDTISAVADLKRKHTSWNYVEGTHWHTRFSHLINYGAGYYSYLYARCFATTIWQEVCQGDPLSRSTGCAIRDKFLRHGGAKDPSALLKDFAGDSVIKNSGGGIIPDISSLCKEVGL, from the exons ATGTtgagggccgccgccgccgcccgccgcgctgCGGTGGCCGCCTTCTCCACCTCCGCGGCGAGGCCGGAGACGGGCCTGTACGGCTTCGACGTGCTGCGCACGGCCAAGGGCTTCCGCCGCTTCGTCGACGAGGCCATCCAGCG GTCGGACGAGCTCGTTGCTAACATTGCGCAGCTGCCGCCGGCTGCGGAGATTGTTCGCACCATGGATGAGATCTCCAACACT GTTTGTTCGGTCATTGATTCGGCGGAGCTGTGCAGGAACACACACCCAGACAG GGAATTTGCGGAGGAAGCAGATAAGGCATCGATGAGGATTTATGAGCATCTTCAA TACCTGAATACAAATACCACTTTATACAACGCGATACTAAAAGCTGAGAGCGAAGGTGCCCTGCTCTCAGAGGAATCTCAGAAGGCAGCAAATAACTTGCGTGTCGACTTTGAGAAAGGAGGGATTCATCTTCCCAAAG ATAAACTCGAGCGTGTTAATCAGCTGAACCTTGCAATTGCGCATCTGGGTAGAAA GTTCAATGAAAATGTTATGAACAAACCAGGTTTTGTGGATATATATCCAGCTTCGCGTATTCCAAGGAATATACAACATAATTTCAAACCTATTAGTCGTTTTAAACCTAGGGGTGTTGAAGAGCAGAGCAATGCAATGAACGCTACAAGGCAAAAGGGTGTAAGGATAGTGACAGACTCAGGATCTGTATCATCAGCACTGAGATGGGCTTCGGATGAGGAG GTCAGGAGACAGGTATATGTTGTAGGAAATTCTGAACCTCGTGAAAACATTGGTGTTCTTGACGAACTTATAGATGCTCGTGATGAGTTTGCAAAG ACTATGGGTTGCAGATCATATGCTGAATTTGCTATTCGTCCTAACATGGCTGCATCTGTCGATGTGGTCATGTCATTTCTCAACGATTTGAGTGACACTGTTAGGCATAAAGCTGATGAG GAATTTAATACTATAAAAGATTTTAAGAGAAGAGTATGTAATGACAAGAGTGCTGATCTTGAACCATGGGATGAGGATTATTTCATTGGAATGATGAAATCATCTGCTCATACTGTGGATCCCTTG GTTGTTGCATCGTATTTTCCATTGTCCCAATGCATAAAGGGCTTAAACGTGCTGGTGGAATCATTATTTGGTGCCACATTTCATCAAGTTCCTATGGGGGACGGAGAGTCGTGGCATCCTAATGTGATAAAGCTTTCTCTCCATCACCCTGATGAG ATCATTGCCTTGGTATGCAACTTCTCAAGTTCTAGGGGATTAACTGCAAGGCTCAACCATTGTGACGTCGAAACTCTTTTCCATGAGTTTGGCCATGCCCTTCATTCCCTGCTATCAAGAACG GAATATCAGCATTTCTCTGGTACTAGAGTTGCTCTCGATGTTGCTGAAACACCCTCAAACCTTTTTGA GTTCTATGCGTGGGACTACCGTGTCTTGAGAACATTTGCTCTAGATGAAACAACTGGTGATCCAATACCAGAAAAGCTGGTAAAGGCACTAAATGCTTCTCGAAACATGTTTCCCGCTACTGACCTCCAGCGACAG GTTTTTTATTCTATAATGGACTTAACTTTGTTTGGGGAGCACACATCGAAGCCGGTGGACACAATTTCTGCTGTTGCTGATTTGAAAAGAAAGCACACGAGTTGGAATTATGTAGAAGGCACTCACTGGCATACTCGGTTTTCTCATCTTATAAACTATGGCGCTG GGTACTATAGCTATCTCTATGCTAGATGTTTTGCCACAACTATATGGCAAGAAGTATGCCAAGGTGACCCATTGTCCCGCAGCACAGGTTGCGCGATTAGGGACAAGTTCTTAAGACATGGTGGGGCTAAGGATCCATCTGCCTTGTTGAAAGATTTTGCAGGTGATTCCGTCATTAAAAACTCTGGCGGCGGAATAATCCCTGACATTAGCTCATTGTGTAAAGAAGTTGGTTTGTGA
- the LOC119340839 gene encoding mitochondrial intermediate peptidase, mitochondrial-like isoform X2, translating to MLRAAAAARRAAVAAFSTSAARPETGLYGFDVLRTAKGFRRFVDEAIQRSDELVANIAQLPPAAEIVRTMDEISNTVCSVIDSAELCRNTHPDREFAEEADKASMRIYEHLQYLNTNTTLYNAILKAESEGALLSEESQKAANNLRVDFEKGGIHLPKDKLERVNQLNLAIAHLGRKFNENVMNKPGFVDIYPASRIPRNIQHNFKPISRFKPRGVEEQSNAMNATRQKGVRIVTDSGSVSSALRWASDEEVRRQVYVVGNSEPRENIGVLDELIDARDEFAKTMGCRSYAEFAIRPNMAASVDVVMSFLNDLSDTVRHKADEEFNTIKDFKRRVCNDKSADLEPWDEDYFIGMMKSSAHTVDPLVVASYFPLSQCIKGLNVLVESLFGATFHQVPMGDGESWHPNVIKLSLHHPDEGDLGFMYLDLYSRKGKYPGCAHFAIRGGRRLSDMNYQLPIIALVCNFSSSRGLTARLNHCDVETLFHEFGHALHSLLSRTEYQHFSGTRVALDVAETPSNLFEFYAWDYRVLRTFALDETTGDPIPEKLVKALNASRNMFPATDLQRQVFYSIMDLTLFGEHTSKPVDTISAVADLKRKHTSWNYVEGTHWHTRFSHLINYGAGYYSYLYARCFATTIWQEVCQDFAGDSVIKNSGGGIIPDISSLCKEVGL from the exons ATGTtgagggccgccgccgccgcccgccgcgctgCGGTGGCCGCCTTCTCCACCTCCGCGGCGAGGCCGGAGACGGGCCTGTACGGCTTCGACGTGCTGCGCACGGCCAAGGGCTTCCGCCGCTTCGTCGACGAGGCCATCCAGCG GTCGGACGAGCTCGTTGCTAACATTGCGCAGCTGCCGCCGGCTGCGGAGATTGTTCGCACCATGGATGAGATCTCCAACACT GTTTGTTCGGTCATTGATTCGGCGGAGCTGTGCAGGAACACACACCCAGACAG GGAATTTGCGGAGGAAGCAGATAAGGCATCGATGAGGATTTATGAGCATCTTCAA TACCTGAATACAAATACCACTTTATACAACGCGATACTAAAAGCTGAGAGCGAAGGTGCCCTGCTCTCAGAGGAATCTCAGAAGGCAGCAAATAACTTGCGTGTCGACTTTGAGAAAGGAGGGATTCATCTTCCCAAAG ATAAACTCGAGCGTGTTAATCAGCTGAACCTTGCAATTGCGCATCTGGGTAGAAA GTTCAATGAAAATGTTATGAACAAACCAGGTTTTGTGGATATATATCCAGCTTCGCGTATTCCAAGGAATATACAACATAATTTCAAACCTATTAGTCGTTTTAAACCTAGGGGTGTTGAAGAGCAGAGCAATGCAATGAACGCTACAAGGCAAAAGGGTGTAAGGATAGTGACAGACTCAGGATCTGTATCATCAGCACTGAGATGGGCTTCGGATGAGGAG GTCAGGAGACAGGTATATGTTGTAGGAAATTCTGAACCTCGTGAAAACATTGGTGTTCTTGACGAACTTATAGATGCTCGTGATGAGTTTGCAAAG ACTATGGGTTGCAGATCATATGCTGAATTTGCTATTCGTCCTAACATGGCTGCATCTGTCGATGTGGTCATGTCATTTCTCAACGATTTGAGTGACACTGTTAGGCATAAAGCTGATGAG GAATTTAATACTATAAAAGATTTTAAGAGAAGAGTATGTAATGACAAGAGTGCTGATCTTGAACCATGGGATGAGGATTATTTCATTGGAATGATGAAATCATCTGCTCATACTGTGGATCCCTTG GTTGTTGCATCGTATTTTCCATTGTCCCAATGCATAAAGGGCTTAAACGTGCTGGTGGAATCATTATTTGGTGCCACATTTCATCAAGTTCCTATGGGGGACGGAGAGTCGTGGCATCCTAATGTGATAAAGCTTTCTCTCCATCACCCTGATGAG GGTGATTTAGGATTTATGTATCTCGATCTCTACTCCAGAAAGGGTAAATACCCAGGATGTGCTCATTTTGCAATCAGAGGGGGCCGGCGATTGTCTGACATGAACTACCAACTTCCA ATCATTGCCTTGGTATGCAACTTCTCAAGTTCTAGGGGATTAACTGCAAGGCTCAACCATTGTGACGTCGAAACTCTTTTCCATGAGTTTGGCCATGCCCTTCATTCCCTGCTATCAAGAACG GAATATCAGCATTTCTCTGGTACTAGAGTTGCTCTCGATGTTGCTGAAACACCCTCAAACCTTTTTGA GTTCTATGCGTGGGACTACCGTGTCTTGAGAACATTTGCTCTAGATGAAACAACTGGTGATCCAATACCAGAAAAGCTGGTAAAGGCACTAAATGCTTCTCGAAACATGTTTCCCGCTACTGACCTCCAGCGACAG GTTTTTTATTCTATAATGGACTTAACTTTGTTTGGGGAGCACACATCGAAGCCGGTGGACACAATTTCTGCTGTTGCTGATTTGAAAAGAAAGCACACGAGTTGGAATTATGTAGAAGGCACTCACTGGCATACTCGGTTTTCTCATCTTATAAACTATGGCGCTG GGTACTATAGCTATCTCTATGCTAGATGTTTTGCCACAACTATATGGCAAGAAGTATGCCAAG ATTTTGCAGGTGATTCCGTCATTAAAAACTCTGGCGGCGGAATAATCCCTGACATTAGCTCATTGTGTAAAGAAGTTGGTTTGTGA
- the LOC119340839 gene encoding mitochondrial intermediate peptidase, mitochondrial-like isoform X1, whose translation MLRAAAAARRAAVAAFSTSAARPETGLYGFDVLRTAKGFRRFVDEAIQRSDELVANIAQLPPAAEIVRTMDEISNTVCSVIDSAELCRNTHPDREFAEEADKASMRIYEHLQYLNTNTTLYNAILKAESEGALLSEESQKAANNLRVDFEKGGIHLPKDKLERVNQLNLAIAHLGRKFNENVMNKPGFVDIYPASRIPRNIQHNFKPISRFKPRGVEEQSNAMNATRQKGVRIVTDSGSVSSALRWASDEEVRRQVYVVGNSEPRENIGVLDELIDARDEFAKTMGCRSYAEFAIRPNMAASVDVVMSFLNDLSDTVRHKADEEFNTIKDFKRRVCNDKSADLEPWDEDYFIGMMKSSAHTVDPLVVASYFPLSQCIKGLNVLVESLFGATFHQVPMGDGESWHPNVIKLSLHHPDEGDLGFMYLDLYSRKGKYPGCAHFAIRGGRRLSDMNYQLPIIALVCNFSSSRGLTARLNHCDVETLFHEFGHALHSLLSRTEYQHFSGTRVALDVAETPSNLFEFYAWDYRVLRTFALDETTGDPIPEKLVKALNASRNMFPATDLQRQVFYSIMDLTLFGEHTSKPVDTISAVADLKRKHTSWNYVEGTHWHTRFSHLINYGAGYYSYLYARCFATTIWQEVCQGDPLSRSTGCAIRDKFLRHGGAKDPSALLKDFAGDSVIKNSGGGIIPDISSLCKEVGL comes from the exons ATGTtgagggccgccgccgccgcccgccgcgctgCGGTGGCCGCCTTCTCCACCTCCGCGGCGAGGCCGGAGACGGGCCTGTACGGCTTCGACGTGCTGCGCACGGCCAAGGGCTTCCGCCGCTTCGTCGACGAGGCCATCCAGCG GTCGGACGAGCTCGTTGCTAACATTGCGCAGCTGCCGCCGGCTGCGGAGATTGTTCGCACCATGGATGAGATCTCCAACACT GTTTGTTCGGTCATTGATTCGGCGGAGCTGTGCAGGAACACACACCCAGACAG GGAATTTGCGGAGGAAGCAGATAAGGCATCGATGAGGATTTATGAGCATCTTCAA TACCTGAATACAAATACCACTTTATACAACGCGATACTAAAAGCTGAGAGCGAAGGTGCCCTGCTCTCAGAGGAATCTCAGAAGGCAGCAAATAACTTGCGTGTCGACTTTGAGAAAGGAGGGATTCATCTTCCCAAAG ATAAACTCGAGCGTGTTAATCAGCTGAACCTTGCAATTGCGCATCTGGGTAGAAA GTTCAATGAAAATGTTATGAACAAACCAGGTTTTGTGGATATATATCCAGCTTCGCGTATTCCAAGGAATATACAACATAATTTCAAACCTATTAGTCGTTTTAAACCTAGGGGTGTTGAAGAGCAGAGCAATGCAATGAACGCTACAAGGCAAAAGGGTGTAAGGATAGTGACAGACTCAGGATCTGTATCATCAGCACTGAGATGGGCTTCGGATGAGGAG GTCAGGAGACAGGTATATGTTGTAGGAAATTCTGAACCTCGTGAAAACATTGGTGTTCTTGACGAACTTATAGATGCTCGTGATGAGTTTGCAAAG ACTATGGGTTGCAGATCATATGCTGAATTTGCTATTCGTCCTAACATGGCTGCATCTGTCGATGTGGTCATGTCATTTCTCAACGATTTGAGTGACACTGTTAGGCATAAAGCTGATGAG GAATTTAATACTATAAAAGATTTTAAGAGAAGAGTATGTAATGACAAGAGTGCTGATCTTGAACCATGGGATGAGGATTATTTCATTGGAATGATGAAATCATCTGCTCATACTGTGGATCCCTTG GTTGTTGCATCGTATTTTCCATTGTCCCAATGCATAAAGGGCTTAAACGTGCTGGTGGAATCATTATTTGGTGCCACATTTCATCAAGTTCCTATGGGGGACGGAGAGTCGTGGCATCCTAATGTGATAAAGCTTTCTCTCCATCACCCTGATGAG GGTGATTTAGGATTTATGTATCTCGATCTCTACTCCAGAAAGGGTAAATACCCAGGATGTGCTCATTTTGCAATCAGAGGGGGCCGGCGATTGTCTGACATGAACTACCAACTTCCA ATCATTGCCTTGGTATGCAACTTCTCAAGTTCTAGGGGATTAACTGCAAGGCTCAACCATTGTGACGTCGAAACTCTTTTCCATGAGTTTGGCCATGCCCTTCATTCCCTGCTATCAAGAACG GAATATCAGCATTTCTCTGGTACTAGAGTTGCTCTCGATGTTGCTGAAACACCCTCAAACCTTTTTGA GTTCTATGCGTGGGACTACCGTGTCTTGAGAACATTTGCTCTAGATGAAACAACTGGTGATCCAATACCAGAAAAGCTGGTAAAGGCACTAAATGCTTCTCGAAACATGTTTCCCGCTACTGACCTCCAGCGACAG GTTTTTTATTCTATAATGGACTTAACTTTGTTTGGGGAGCACACATCGAAGCCGGTGGACACAATTTCTGCTGTTGCTGATTTGAAAAGAAAGCACACGAGTTGGAATTATGTAGAAGGCACTCACTGGCATACTCGGTTTTCTCATCTTATAAACTATGGCGCTG GGTACTATAGCTATCTCTATGCTAGATGTTTTGCCACAACTATATGGCAAGAAGTATGCCAAGGTGACCCATTGTCCCGCAGCACAGGTTGCGCGATTAGGGACAAGTTCTTAAGACATGGTGGGGCTAAGGATCCATCTGCCTTGTTGAAAGATTTTGCAGGTGATTCCGTCATTAAAAACTCTGGCGGCGGAATAATCCCTGACATTAGCTCATTGTGTAAAGAAGTTGGTTTGTGA